The Gallus gallus isolate bGalGal1 chromosome 3, bGalGal1.mat.broiler.GRCg7b, whole genome shotgun sequence genome window below encodes:
- the TRIB2 gene encoding tribbles homolog 2 isoform X1: MLLKPEILSSFNGLIKSTGRHVGQSGFNLTASLKAELLVKFSVFDIGCYQELLAPCFCLPAHKNINQITEIILGETKAYVFFERSYGDMHSFVRTCKKLKEEEAAKLFYQIASAVAHCHDGGLVLRDLKLRKFIFKDEERTRVKLESLEDAYILRGNDDSLSDKHGCPAYVSPEILNTNGSYSGKAADVWSLGVMLYTMLVGRYPFHDIEPSSLFSKIRRGQFNIPETLSPKAKCLIRSILRREPSERLTSQEILDHPWFSTDFNVSNSGYGAKEVSDQLVPDVNMEEDLDPFFN; this comes from the exons ATGTTGCTTAAACCTGAAATTCTGTCAAGCTTTAATGGGTTAATAAAGTCAACAGGGAGGCATGTGGGTCAGAGTGGGTTTAATCTGACAGCTTCTCTCAAGGCAGAACTACTGGTCAAGTTTTCT GTGTTTGATATTGGCTGCTACCAGGAGTTATTAGCACCATGTTTTTGTCTGCCTGCACATAAAAATATCAACcaaattactgaaataattcTCGGGGAGACAAAAGCGTATGTGTTCTTTGAAAGGAGCTATGGGGACATGCATTCATTTGTTCGCACCTGCAAGAAGCTTAAAGAAGAGGAGGCAGCCAAACTCTTCTATCAAATAGCTTCCGCTGTTGCACACTGCCATGATGGTGGACTGGTACTGCGAGATCTGAAGCTGCGAAAGTTTATTTTCAAGGACGAAGAAAG GACTAGAGTGAAATTGGAAAGCTTAGAAGATGCTTATATTTTAAGAGGAAATGATGACTCTCTTTCTGATAAGCATGGATGCCCAGCCTATGTGAGTCCAGAGATCTTGAACACAAATGGCAGCTACTCTGGCAAAGCAGCGGACGTATGGAGTCTAGGTGTCATGCTTTATACCATGCTAGTTGGACGCTATCCTTTCCATGACATTGAGCCTAGTTCCCTCTTCAGCAAGATCCGGCGTGGGCAATTTAACATTCCAGAAACTCTGTCCCCTAAGGCAAAATGCCTCATACGTAGCATACTGCGTCGGGAGCCATCAGAAAGGCTGACTTCACAGGAAATTCTGGACCATCCATGGTTTTCTACAGATTTTAACGTATCGAATTCAGGATATGGTGCTAAGGAAGTATCAGATCAGCTGGTGCCTGATGTCAACATGGAAGAAGACTTGGACCCATTCTTTAACTGA